Part of the Spirochaeta isovalerica genome, CTCATTCGGGAATATCTGGTTCGCTGTTCAGGGGCATGGCATAAGCCGTTTCAATCCCGATACGGGGCTTTTCAAAAATTACGAGAGTGAAGTTAGCAATCCTAAATCCCTGAGTAATTCACTGGTCAATGCTGTATATGAGGACAGCAAGCTGAATCTCTGGGTCGGAACCAATAACGGTCTTAATCTATACAACCGTGTATCTGATGATTTCGAGCGGTTTTACTCCGGTAAGGGGGAGACTTCTCTGCCGGACAACCTCATTTACTCAATAGCAGAAGATCATGAAGGCAACCTCTGGCTCGGGTCTTATACAAGAGGCATCTTTGTAAGATCTCCAGATACAGGAATCTACACCTATTATGAAAATGATAAGAATGATCCTACCAGTTTGTCTGATAACCTGATCAGAAGCCTTTTCGTCGATTCTACGGGAACTGTCTGGGCTTGTACCAATAAAGGTTTGAACCGCTTCAATCCCCGGAACGGTTCTTTCATACGATATCTCCATGATGCTGAAGACAGAAACAGCATCAGCAGTAACGATGTCCGGCGAATTTACGAAGACTCTTCAGGAAACCTCTGGATTGCGACAAACGGCGGAGGTGTCAATCTTTACGACAGGGCCTCTGACTCTTTCTCTCTGTTGTCCTCCGCTGATGGGTTGTTGAGCAATTCTGTCATGGCTATCGGCGAAGATGAAGAGGGCAGGCTTCTTTTTGTAACAATCCCGGGAATATCAATTTACAATCCCAAGGATCATTCCTTTTCAGTAATCGACAAGAAAACCGGTCTTCTCAGCAGTGAGTTAACCAGCGGTTTTCTTAAAGCATCGGACGGAAGTCTTTATATCGGCGGCACAAATGGTATAACCTACATACCCAAACTCCAGTTACAGACCGTTACATACAAGCCTATGGTCAACATCAATTCCATAGAAGTTCTGGGCGTTCCCTACGATCAGGATGGACGGGCTGCCTGGTCATTAAACAATCTCATTCTGGATTATGGTGAAAATACAATCGGGTTTGAATTTACATTGAGTGATTATTCCTCTGCCGGCCAGAATCAGTTTGCCTATAAACTGGAAGGCGTCGATTCTGACTGGGTATATTCCGGTTTCAGGAATTTTGCCAGGTACACCAATCTCAATCCCGGAAGTTATATCTTTAAAGTCATAGGAGCTGACAGTAGAAATAACTGGAACATGGAAGGGTCCTCCGTGTCTTTTACTATCAAACCACCATTCTGGCGTTCCTATTTTGCTTACCTAACCTATATCATTCTCTTTATTCTTCTTTTCCTTTTGATTTATCTGCGGATCAAGAACAGGCAGGACGAAGCCATCCGCAAGATGGAAGAACAAAAAGCATTGAATCTGGAGCTGGAAAACCGCGTGAGGAAAAGAACGGCTCAAATTGAAGAAGCCAGAAGAATCGCGGAAGACGCCACAAAAGCCAAAAGTCTTTTTCTCGCTAATATGAGTCATGAGTTGAGAACGCCTTTAAATGCTGTTGTGGGTTTCAGTGAGCTTTTGAATGAAGAAGATTACAGTCCGGAGAAAAGACATATTATTACTTCGATCAAAACAGCCGGGAAAAGCTTATCGACCCTCATTAATGACCTGCTCGATTTATCAAAACTGGAAGCCGGCAAAATGACGATAAAGAAATCAGCAGTAGATATTTCGAGAGTTATATTTGAAATCAGGCATATCTTTAATCTCAGGGTTCGGGAGAAAGGGCTGGAATTCATTCTCGATATAGATCCGGAAATACCTGAAGAAGTATTGATCGATGAGACGAGGTTCAGGCAGATCCTGATCAATCTCACGGGAAATTCAATTAAATTCACCAATGAAGGCTTTGTTAAAATTGCCCTTAAAGTTCTCCAGAAAAATGTTAATAACAACTCGATTGATCTCAAAATAGATGTGTCCGATACGGGTTGCGGAATCAGCGAGCAGAATCTTCAGAAAATTTTTGATCTTTTCTGGCAAAGCGAAAGCCGCGATCTTAATAAACCGGCAGGAACCGGTCTCGGTTTGTCTATCTGTAAAAATCTGGCTATGCTCATGAATGGATCGATCGATGTTAAAAGCGAGTTGGATAAGGGGACTACCGTCACCGTAGTTTTCAAAGACCTGCCGATACCTTCTTCCGACTCTCGGAAAAAAAGCAGAGAAGCCAGAAAAAATCTGAAATCGAACAGGTTCAATGATGTAAAAGTTGTCGTGACTGATGATATTGCCGATAACCGGAACTTGTTATTAGAGATATTGAAGCAAATGGATATCGAAGCTTTTCCTGCTGAGAACGGAAAAGAAGCAATCGAGGTTATATCGAAAGAAAAACCTGATATTGTTTTCATGGATTTGCAGATGCCGGTTATGGATGGTTATACAGCTGCAAAAAAATTGAAGGAAAGTCTTCAGACTCAATCCATACCGGTTGTAGCTGTTACCGCTTCTCTTCAGAATGAATTATTTAACAAAGAAGGTGGGAAAATCAATTATTTTTCCGACTACATAACAAAACCCTATTCCATCGATAGCATAAGAGAAGTTCTGGTGCATCTGGTCGGTCATAAGTTACGGGACAATCTGAATTCTGTAAAAAGCCCTGATATGAGAAAAGTAACAATGCAGGCCGGAGATATAGACGATCTCGATAACCTTATTATCAAGCTTGAGGAATTCAAGAGTGAATGGAAAAACCTGAAGCCTTCCGGAAGAATGAGCCGGCTGGAAAACTTCGGAGTCAGATTGAGAGAAGTCGGGAAAAGACATAACGCCTCGGATCTTATAGACTATGCCGAAATATTTTTAGCCAGTATTAAAGTTTTTGATTTGAAATCAATTGAAAAAGAATTAAATCAGTTTCCCGGGATAATCGAAAAATTTAAAGATCTCTGATTATTTCCAGGGCATTCTGCCGAAATATTCCGTGGCTTCATCGGCATTTTCTATTTCTTTTTCGCTTTCCATCTGTTCCATCAGGTCAGAGGGTATCTCTTCCAGAAAACGGGAAGGTTTAGGTTCGATAATATCCCTCAGCTGCTTTCTCTTGCGGCAGTAGGTGATAAAAAGAGATTTTCTCGCTCTGGTTATGGCTACATAAAAAAGACGTCTTTCTTCCTCAATATTCGCCTCTGATTCAGCAACGGAACGGGCATGTGGCATTATATCCTCTTCTACACCGGCAAGAAAAACATGATCAAATTCCAGTCCTTTGGAAGCGTGAATTGTCATCAGGTTAACTTTTCCGCTATCATCTTCCTGATTCTCATCGCGAGTAACAAGAGTTATCCTGTTAATCCATTTAGAAAGGGAAGGATCGAGGTTATCGGGATTTTTCTCCCAGCGGCGGAAGAAATCAATGAACATCGTGACGTTATCGTATTTCCACTTGGCTACTTTATCATTTTTCTGATGCTCCTGTAAAAGATAAGCCCAGTAATCGATTTCTTCGACAAGCTCCATCGCCGTACCGGCCAGATCCTGTCCTTCTTCGAAAGCATTGGTATAGCTGTCTATCAGCTCGACAAAGTCGGCCAGATTTCCTTTAATGGAATCAGAAACGGGGGCGTCGGAAGAATAAACGACTGAAGTTATAGCCGAATAAAGACTGCATCTTTTCGCTTGAGAGAGGTTTATCAGCGTTTCAAGAGTTTTCTTGCCGATACCCCGTCTGGGAACGTTTATAGCCCTCAGGACATTTATATCGTCATCGGGATTATTGATGATTTTCAGATAGGAAATTATGTCCCGGATTTCTCTTCTCTCAAAAAAACTTGTACCACCGGACATCGTATAGGGGATATTATGGGCCAGCAGTGCATCTTCAATCGCTTTTGTCAAATTGTTGGTTCGAATCAGAATTCCGACCTGATCGTACTTGATTCTCTCTCTGGTCCTGAGCATGGCTATGGTGTCTGCTATAAACTCACCTTCTTCGCGGTCATCTTCCGGGTTGTTCAGTTTGATTGTCATTTCATTGTGATTGAGTTCAGTCCATAATTCCTTGGACTTCCTGTTTGTGTTGTTGGCAATTACGGCGTTCGCAGCTTTCAATATCGTTCCCGTCGATCGATAGTTCCGTTCCAGTTTTATTTCGATAAGCTCAGGATAATCCTTTTCAAACTGTACGAGATTTTCATAATTCGCGCCTCTCCAGGAATAAATGGACTGATCGTCATCGCCCACGCAACAGATATTACGAGACTCACTGGCTAGAAGGTTTAAGAATTTATACTGAATTAGCGAAGTATCCTGAAATTCATCAACCATAAGATACCGATAACGCTTTCTGAAGGTATTGAGGATTTCTTCAGACTCTTCGAAAAGCTTGATGGGTAGTATGATAAGGTCATCAAAATCCACAGCATTATATAACTTCATATGATCGAGATATTCATTATAGAGTTCGCGATGCATATCATTCGTACGATCCCACATGACTCTCTGAGTTTTTATCGCTGAAAAGAGATTGGATAGCTCCATTAATTCGGGGTTCTCGTATTTCAGCTTCAATTCCCGGGCGGCTTCTTTAATACAGGCCATCTTGTCTCCCGTATCGTAAATCGTGAAATTGTTCCTGTAACCGAGGTATCCTATTTTTTCCTTGAGAACTTTAAGTCCGAAAGAATGAAAGGTGGAAATGGTCAGATTGGAAAGTTTCTTTCCCGTAATAAGCTTGACCCTTTCTCCCATTTCTCTGGCCGCTTTATTTGTGAATGTCAAAGCCAGTATGTGCGATTGGGGTATCCCGTGATTGAGCATGTTGACGATACGATTGGTAATGACCCCGGTTTTGCCGCTACCGGCGCCGGCAATGATCAGAAGAGGACCTTCAATTGTATCCACTGCAAGTTTCTGTTCGGGATTGAGTCGTACTTTATTGGTATCTACAGCCATGGGTTTCTGTTGCTATCCGTTTTTCTTTTTCCATAGCACAGCCACTTCGTTAAAGGAGAAAGATTTCTCCGGAAAAGACTGTACCGCGGAAGTTTTTGTTATCGGTTTCCCCTCAAGATCAGCTCTCATAAGAGATCTGAGAGAACTGTTTCCTGAATGGTTCACACCGGACAGTGTAACACACAGCATGTCAGCATCTACTCTTTTTGCAAAATTTACAAGAGCCTTTCTGATTTCACGATAAAAAAAGACGGGATTGAACTTGGACAGCCATTTCTCCTGCACATGAATTCCTGAAATGATCATAAGCCTGCCTCTGCTGTTCGAACGGAATCCCATGAGAATGGAAATGTAACCGGCTATTTTCATATCTCTGTTGTCTATGATCCGGAAGGGAACAAAGTCCTTCCTTTTGATTTCGCTGAAAAGATTTCTGTATCCGCTATGCCCTGAAAGGTGGAAAAACTGATCGATTTTTCTTTTTCCTCCGACAATCGTAAGCTTCCGAGACTCTCCTGTCTCATGACCTCTTACTAGGGCGTCCTGCTCTTCATCGAAGAGCTGAACATTTAAATTCTCCCGGAGGTTTTTCAATATGATTCCGGCACATTCCATCATTGTCTCTGTTCCCGGAAAACTTTTCTGAAAAAGAGTTCTCGCGACAGGAGGAAGCAGAGCCGTTTCATTTATACAGAAATTATTTATATAATCATTGAGATAGATGCCGTATATTTCCTTGAGATTTAAAAGGTTTTCGATGGAGAAGGAATCCCGTTCCCTTTTTTCCATAATATCGGAAAAAGGAGGATAGGCGAGCTCCGTCAAACCGGCCTGTGAAATCAAACCGCTTATGGCCAGTTCCTCTATCAGGGAAATCGTTTTTTCAGCCAGTTCTTTTTCCTGGAGTAATATCCATGACGCGCATTCTCTTCCGACTTCTCCCGCTTTCCCTGTGAGGTTGTTTATCTCGCCGGTGAATAGCTGGAAATTATTCATAATATCGACTGAATTATCCCCGTAGGACTCTCCGTAGTAATAAACTCCGGCTTTTATAATGGAAGAAGCCAGTCTGTCCCGGTATAATTCATCTTTACGCATGGAATAAGCCCTTCCCACATACCGCTGCCTGGCCGCAAGGAACTGTTGATCCGAGGAGCTCCTGTTTCCGTACAGACTTTCGGTCAGCGTAACTTCTTCCGGTTTTTCAAAACCATCGGGAATGGCAGGCTCCATAGCTGTTGTCTCACTATTAAGCATTTCTTCGATTTCCTGCCGATTGATCCGTGGGGAACGAACCACCTGTTTGATTATGGCATTTTCGATAATGCGCTCTACTTTCGGTAGTTCCTTTACTGAGATTTCGAGAGTCGGATCGAG contains:
- a CDS encoding two-component regulator propeller domain-containing protein; the protein is MKRQVLLVFSLFFSVLSLCGEPIQTFRLDHITISDGLPNSSVSAIVQDSRGFMWFGTQSGLTRYDGYSFTTYLNDPFDSNSLPHNQIQTLFMDDNNILWIGTYNGLCRYDIEKGIFTNYPSIDGDNTSLSNDVVVAIEKDSQGRLWVGTLNGLNLFDEENGSFTRFSHDGDNKFSIPDNTVRTILNDAEGVLWVGTYGGLSRWNENLGRFDTFSCSEDIIQLSIQQYKDSLGEDDISATRSDDFIMEKLGLSVDVTTIPSNYVMTLKQHPADRNILIVGTWEGKTSPGGVAFFNTSTLKAERLDTIDNRVYSLLTDERNKLWIGTWGGGLVLYDLTDGGMNHFYTGNNSEISHDIIYSLYRDHSGVVWIGTNGGGIDKYVDWKNLYKFYKNDPESPFSLPPGKVNSAMEDSFGNIWFAVQGHGISRFNPDTGLFKNYESEVSNPKSLSNSLVNAVYEDSKLNLWVGTNNGLNLYNRVSDDFERFYSGKGETSLPDNLIYSIAEDHEGNLWLGSYTRGIFVRSPDTGIYTYYENDKNDPTSLSDNLIRSLFVDSTGTVWACTNKGLNRFNPRNGSFIRYLHDAEDRNSISSNDVRRIYEDSSGNLWIATNGGGVNLYDRASDSFSLLSSADGLLSNSVMAIGEDEEGRLLFVTIPGISIYNPKDHSFSVIDKKTGLLSSELTSGFLKASDGSLYIGGTNGITYIPKLQLQTVTYKPMVNINSIEVLGVPYDQDGRAAWSLNNLILDYGENTIGFEFTLSDYSSAGQNQFAYKLEGVDSDWVYSGFRNFARYTNLNPGSYIFKVIGADSRNNWNMEGSSVSFTIKPPFWRSYFAYLTYIILFILLFLLIYLRIKNRQDEAIRKMEEQKALNLELENRVRKRTAQIEEARRIAEDATKAKSLFLANMSHELRTPLNAVVGFSELLNEEDYSPEKRHIITSIKTAGKSLSTLINDLLDLSKLEAGKMTIKKSAVDISRVIFEIRHIFNLRVREKGLEFILDIDPEIPEEVLIDETRFRQILINLTGNSIKFTNEGFVKIALKVLQKNVNNNSIDLKIDVSDTGCGISEQNLQKIFDLFWQSESRDLNKPAGTGLGLSICKNLAMLMNGSIDVKSELDKGTTVTVVFKDLPIPSSDSRKKSREARKNLKSNRFNDVKVVVTDDIADNRNLLLEILKQMDIEAFPAENGKEAIEVISKEKPDIVFMDLQMPVMDGYTAAKKLKESLQTQSIPVVAVTASLQNELFNKEGGKINYFSDYITKPYSIDSIREVLVHLVGHKLRDNLNSVKSPDMRKVTMQAGDIDDLDNLIIKLEEFKSEWKNLKPSGRMSRLENFGVRLREVGKRHNASDLIDYAEIFLASIKVFDLKSIEKELNQFPGIIEKFKDL
- a CDS encoding ATP-dependent helicase is translated as MAVDTNKVRLNPEQKLAVDTIEGPLLIIAGAGSGKTGVITNRIVNMLNHGIPQSHILALTFTNKAAREMGERVKLITGKKLSNLTISTFHSFGLKVLKEKIGYLGYRNNFTIYDTGDKMACIKEAARELKLKYENPELMELSNLFSAIKTQRVMWDRTNDMHRELYNEYLDHMKLYNAVDFDDLIILPIKLFEESEEILNTFRKRYRYLMVDEFQDTSLIQYKFLNLLASESRNICCVGDDDQSIYSWRGANYENLVQFEKDYPELIEIKLERNYRSTGTILKAANAVIANNTNRKSKELWTELNHNEMTIKLNNPEDDREEGEFIADTIAMLRTRERIKYDQVGILIRTNNLTKAIEDALLAHNIPYTMSGGTSFFERREIRDIISYLKIINNPDDDINVLRAINVPRRGIGKKTLETLINLSQAKRCSLYSAITSVVYSSDAPVSDSIKGNLADFVELIDSYTNAFEEGQDLAGTAMELVEEIDYWAYLLQEHQKNDKVAKWKYDNVTMFIDFFRRWEKNPDNLDPSLSKWINRITLVTRDENQEDDSGKVNLMTIHASKGLEFDHVFLAGVEEDIMPHARSVAESEANIEEERRLFYVAITRARKSLFITYCRKRKQLRDIIEPKPSRFLEEIPSDLMEQMESEKEIENADEATEYFGRMPWK